The following nucleotide sequence is from Citrus sinensis cultivar Valencia sweet orange chromosome 6, DVS_A1.0, whole genome shotgun sequence.
TGGGCAGTTGTTGGTGCAACTAGTGGGAGACATGGCCTTGGAATGCATGCCTAGAAATGTGGAAATATGGAAAGTGGGCAGCGGTGGTTACGCGCTACAACTTCCTTGCTTCTAAGCTAGTTGGCAACGGTTGCCTTGTTCCTTCAGGGAGTGGAGATGTGCTCCATAGTTATTATCAGacaattaactaattttgTAGAATGATAATTAACtaattctatatttatatGCCTTGTTCCTCAAAAACACctataacttttttaaaaaataaaatttatcaaacaattaACTAATTCTCTTCACAGTTAATTATTTCTACaacattgttgttgttattctACTGCCATACATTTAATTGTGTGCTAATTAATATATTGCTTAGTTTAAGAATCAATTTTCATTGCCTAAGAATTAATTTACATCGCCTTTTGCATGACTAGATAACCACATTGCAAAGTAAGCACTTTTAGATGCTTTGGTCCTTTGGAGTTGAGGTCTTAAGTTGAATGATCTCACATACaaaatttctcaataaatCCAACATGACAAGTGGATATAGCTGTTTATGTAGTTGTGGTTGTGAGTATGGTCAATTTCGAATACACAATAAGATGTAGGCATGTTTGtcaattttagaaatataaccactaaaatattttgggaaatattcattttttaatgaacaAATAATGTTTATCGACCACCCCatgataaagataaataacaaatttgcAATATCTAGAGAATCATTGCCGTTGATGAGACGACTTGCTACATCTTGAatagagatggccaatgggccggACGGCATGAGACATGACACGTGTCCGTAcagcacggcacggcacgagcACATCTCGGTTGAGCACgcggcacggcacggcacggcagGGCACCCACGCGGGCCGTGCTGAGGTTAGATTTTAGGCACGCGGGCCTTAAAAGCACGGCACGATTAGAGATGAGCCAAAGTACGGCACGCAAAAAAGCACGCAATAAGcatgtttcaatttttaatgaaagtaaacttaaaattttatgattttataaataacttgaaattgaatcttttaatatattttattggctcaagtttttttaaatttatttaattcttagtttcaaaaaaattatgattgatttatgtttataatttattaaataaatacttaatatcatgattttaataaataaaattataaatatcatgattttatagatatgtattaatattattataaactatgaTATATGATTCTACGTAATTCcaagttaacccttaaaaaattattattattgttattgttaagtactaaaaaagaattataatacCATAGAGTCAAACTTAGCAACTAATATTacattctcttattattattgaatattgacttgagttttgaattttttattctattaaatttaaataaaggcACATggatctaaaaaaaaatacataagcttgaaaaaaaataagacaatAACTTGGCATGCGCtcttaaaataagaaaaaaagctTAGTGGGCTATTTTTCCTAGGCACGGCATGACATGGCATGTGTGGGCACGAGTACGAGCACGTGTGCCAGGCTAGCACGACATGGCCCACGACACGGCACGTGTGGGCACAACACGAATGGGCACGAGCACGAGCACGTGTGCCAGGCTAGCACGGCACGAAATGAATAGTGAACatgacacgacacgaacacgagCACGCGTGAGCTTCCTTTGATAGACCTGGGCCAACATGGCACAGCCTATTAGCCATCTCTAATCTTGAATATTGAAAAGCCTTAGCTCAAAGAAATCAATTATCTTCTTCTCTAATTTTGCAATATCAAAAGAATTATTGCCATCACATGAGTTGGCAACTCTTGATTAATGGAATTAAAGTCTTGACTCAAAGAAATCAAGTTACTGTTTCCAATCTGcccccaattttttttccaaaaaaataaaaataaataaacaaccaACTGGGGACATAATGAGCATTTCAAATCAgtctcaaaaagaaaaagctaaaAGAGTGCATAGGAGTACGACAAATCTTTTCCCTAATTCTCTCAATGACTTTCCTTTGATAAGAAGCTAGGATTGAAATTCTAGGGGGTCAAATTTTATGgggaaaagtgaaaatataTGTCTGTGTGTGTTTAATTATTGGAATAAAATGTTCAATTATTAAAGCTACAAGGCAAAAACTTCTACCCTACAGggaaaaaattgtaattatatacACTGTCTATTTACTATTTTGGGGGGCTACTGGTCAAGCTCCACACCTCCGCCGCCATTATATGTTACTGTAGATAAATAGGTTGCCATATTCTAAGAAGAAATTGTTCTTCTTTTCATATATAGTTTTGACTTCGAAGGGCTTGTGTGTGAGACCGACTGTACAGTGTGTGactattattctttaatttagaGGATGtcttgaaaattatcattctaCAATTTATCTTGAGTTTTCACATGTACCACTTATCCTTGAGCCATTATTGGTTTAAATCACTGCATTTTCAAGCTATCATAATACTTCAATCCTGTGCATACTCTCAATTGTAGAGTAAAAGACACCCCCcccccaaacaaaaaaaaactcttgaaAAGTTAATTTGTAACATATGTGTCATCCTACCTATTTATaacgttttaatttttaaattgaccacaagataaaaaaaatacaaactatattctattttaaaaaaacaaatataaaagtttCCAAATAAGGTAATATACAACACCTAAGAAAGGGGCttcttccattttttatttaaaaaaaaaaacttttgaaattgagcataataattttcttaatattaattattaaatgacaTCATTGTTCACAAAAATCATTAGTGGATTGCCTCACATATGTTAAATTTGTCTTTGAAGTTAACCATGAGTGGGTTCGCCATAGAGTCATCACAACTCAACTTTAATTATAGTTGGTATTAGTCAGAAACCCTAATAGATAGTAACTAGGCTATTGACAGTATTGCAACTCTACTCATCAAACTCAAATCTTCCAACGTGGTTTTAAGTGGTTGTAGTACCCTCTCACACACTCATAATGGTTGTAAGTACCCTCTCACACACTTATAAAGGCCAAAGAATAGATAATGAATCTGACACCTGCCAACCAACTAAATTAACAAAGTACCAACATGTCATTAAGACTCTCATTCACCATTTTTTACCCATTGTCTTAACTTGAGTGAACTGATATTCCCAAACAAATAAagcttaaaaatatataaaatttatggattgactcaaccttatatatataacgaTGATGATGGATCATATTTTTTCTGTCATTCCTCTCTGTCATGTacaagtcaatttttttgtataattatagTCATGTAATAAAGTAGTGTGAGCTCACTCATGCGTGAATCTGAATATGATATCATATAAAAGTCTATGTATAAAAGTGTACAGACCTTACTTAAACCAAAACTTAACTAAGGGTTTAAGATTGTCCAAGTCTTATATATCTAATCtaagttcaataatatttttcctaaCACTATGAACTTGACTCACactcaaaaattattttgaataaagctctccaataaaatataaagaagaagaaagtgaGTACAAAATTATGAAGGGATCTCTCTTTTAAAACAGTTGTGACAAACTTAAAAGTTACGGTTATCCAAaccttatatatttaacctaaGATTCATTCTTAATTGATATAAGGTATTGTTGCTAAACCAACGAGTTcgtataaaaacaaaagataaaacatTTTGCATGAATGAATTAGCTAGCAATCTTTAGAGTCTAACAGCCGGTTTTAAACCAAACGAGCTAGTTATACAAAGACAAAAGGCGCGCAGAAACAAATCCAACTGAGATATAAGACAAAATTAgcaaaaaatgcaataaactTTAAGAGATTCATACATAAGATTTCTTGGTCAAATTGTCTTTGATATCATATTGCTAGATAAATCGGGACTTAGCTATATTGTAAatgtggtaccgtgccacagttgcaacCAGCCATTGGTTGCAACATAGCCAGACCCGATAAATCGCTAGATTTAAAAGGTTAAGCTGTACGTAAGCCCTAATTTTTCTCGAAACAATGGCGATACACCGCCGCCCCCTCCACCAAAGTTGCCGACCGAATCGTCCACCTCTTCGCCATCGACCCCGACGGCCAGAAGCGCCCGATAATTGGCCTCGCCGTTCAGACTCTCCTCAAAGCTCTGACCAACAGTGGCCTCATCGACCCTGCCTCCCACCGATTAGAAGAGGTCGATGCCTGCTCCGTCAACACTGCTCAAGAGTGGCTTGATAGGCTGCCTCCGAGATCCTATGAAGAGGAGTACGTGCTCAAGAGGATCTCACGCGCTCGCGTGTTGAATTTGCAATCCAGGCTCGGGTGTCAGGTGGTGCTTACGCACGATCTTGAAGGCATGGTCGTGGCTGTTCCCGAGCCCAGGCCATGGGATACTCCgtaatgttgattttttttttgttaaaacgATGCGTTTTTTGTGCTTCTGGGGAGGTAATAATTGTGAAAGATTTAAACTTTTTACGGCGATTAATTAAGAACTGTTCCCATATGTTTGTTTAATGTTCATGGCTTTCTTGTACGTGAGATTGCCTTTGAATTTTATGAATGTAGacatttttggaaataaaaaaataaaaaaacagtgTGCACTTCTAACATTGCAAAAAGCATGCACATACTGATTTCGATATGCTGGTTGTATGTATGGTAACAAAGGCCCATCCATTAAcctcaaaatattttgttgaatttattacagttgAGATTCCTTTATTATATGTGGTTGGTCATGGGAACATATGCTTGGAGAAGTACTCATGATAAGATCAAATTGTGCAAGTGAAGGGAACTATTCGCAACACATAAAAAAAGCATTTTTGCTGTTTTCAGGACTGTTGCTTGAAGATGTAGTGGTGGCCGGTGGTGGTTGAGCAAATGGTCTCGCAAGCCCAGCTAAAAGCTTTTCATATATCAAGGCTATAATTGGGATAAGATTACGCTAAAAAGTCGAGAGGAGATGTCCAGATTTGGAATGGGATAAGCTGTCTAATGTCTATTGCTAAAAATGGACATGTTCCTTTCTCATACATATTGTAGCCATGTAAGGACCCCTCTAGAAGCACTTTGACTGATTTAGATTGAAGCTAGCAAGGGCATAAGGCATTCTCTCACTCTTCTCAAAGAGGGAGATAACGTAGAATGATAGAATAGATAGTTGGAAGctcttcaaattaattacttggAAGAGCTGAAAGAGGTCCACACCACATGCAAGTCATAGATGCTTCTGCTTCAGTCGTTTTCTTGTGGTCTTCAGTTATTAGACAAGAACCAGAGCCCCCATATACCGCCATTTCCTTAAATGTATCACATCTTATTAACAAGTTTAAAGAGATAagatttctttcttatttttgtgaaataaataaagaccaaacaaatttttatgatttgagAATATTCTTGATTAGAATATTAAAGGCCATGCCTAGCTACTTAATTTACACATTATTTCCGTGTCTGAAGAACTATGAAACgggtattttaattaattattacttatttaattggGAATCAAAAGCAAGAGTTAATGCGTGTACATGAGAGCGTATAACATGCAtgcttaaaaaaatcatcaatttataCCGCTCCGAGATAGTGATAGAATGACGTATATTTCTATTCGATATAACGACCAATTTAtctctcaattttttaatatgttgcgcattattaatttgttgtatGGTTAACATAATATGTACTTTCTGTTGGTGTAAATTTTTTGCCAACTTATTGAGTGGTAATTCCAACCAAGAATGGCCCCCTTAGGATTGGATTTCCTCTTTTTTGGATCCGATGATGATGAATTTATTCTTTGAGCATGCCTTTAAGTTTCTTCTCAGGAGTCTACTTCCTTAGGAGGTGAGGATATCTTTGTCCAACAATACTCTACACACACAAGAAAAAGATCAAAGGGTCGACTTTGCGGTGTAAACTCTGAGATCGTCAAGTCAATTACCCgatttttagaaatataaatttagaaaaagaaaaactagagagagaaaatccTCATTTTCCCTCTTGAGCCCATTTTCTCTTGCCTTTTATTGAGAATAGAGGGCATATTTATAGGCGAAAATGATTTGACTTGAGTCTTAGTTACTTTGACGACAAGTGTTATTATTCTTATGACATTTGGCGACACTTATCTTCTTGTGCCCATGTTGATTGACACATGAATATGCTTATCTACAAATTACAAGAAGAAACGTTTTAATCTTAGGTTGTTTTTACTAAGACTTTGGGATCATACGAACCTTAGAACCTAGGAAGTTTATCCTAGGTGGTACTTAGGATAGGAGCTTAGGACCTTAGGATCTTAGAACTTTTTGGACTTTGGAGCCTTACCCCCCCGAATGATTTTATCCTAAGTGGTTTGTCTTAGAATGAGAGCCTAGAATCTTGGAACCTTTTGAATCTCGAAGTCTTGCCACCTAAGACGTTTATCCCAAGTGGTTTGTCCATTTTTTCGTGAGTTTTATAGggactaaatttatttaggtTCAAACTGGGCCTATCTTATTTTTGGTCCTATTACCTTCTACCATAAAAGTTTTATTAGATTGCGACAAGGGATTCTCTACAGCAATTAGAACACGAGTAAACTGTTATAGATGCTTCTCAAAGGAGAAAATAGGAAATgttctatttaattatgttgCCCTAGTTAAGGTAATGATAAAAAGACTATACATTTTTAAGCACGAAATGGTCCCAACGATTAggtttaaagaattaaattaacacaCTACGACTAAGATTCGAAattcttgaaattgaaataatttccaTGTTAGTTATGCTTTTCTAGTTGGTCAGGCAGTAATCAGcctatttgaaattgaatcatATCAATCTGTTAAAGCACTTTCTTGCTTCTAGTGTCACCAATAAATCGCGAATATGATTTTCTTGTTAAGATATCATCAAACACCTTTTGATAATTGTAGATGTTTTTTCTCTGTTGTAACTAGCTTTTTACTTTCTTCACTGTAGAACCTTATTAAGCAGTTGAGTTTCCACAAGAATGTGATTCTTAGGTAAAGAAAGTGATGGGTCACCCATTTAGGCTTATTATCCATATATAGCTATAGGGTCAAAGTTTAAACTTTTATATGGGTGCATTACAGGGTATTTTTACGAAAAGTTTGTCTAAAAAAAAGTAGTTctataacttaaaagaaatGTCAAGTATTTCTTCAATAATATTGTTTGACTGTTTAAAATCACTCCTCATTCATCATCATGTGATTCATGTCTCACAAATTCTTTAAAGTGGCAAACAATGATTTTAACGGTGCATATAATTGAACTGAAATATTGAGTTACTGTAAGTGATGATGCAGTCCCATCATTTTCCTTTCACAGATATGAAAATTCTCCACccagaggggaaaaaaaatagtaaattaaaaggTTGGACATGCCTCAAGGTGGCCTCTGTCGGGTTTTCCGGGGTTTTCGGGTGGAAGAAATTCACAACCTGTCAATTCAGAAACCATAATTGGAGAAGCAACGTCACATGGGATTTGATCTGATGAAGATGTGACTAGctaaatacatttttatatcatgCTTTGAGAGGACATTTGCTTCGCCGATATGAATGTGAAGAGCATATTGATTTTTCCTTGGCCAATATTTGTTGAGCAAGTAGCTAGCTAGCCTGCCAATTGGTTTTGTCATGAAActttttattgtgtgcatCAATATTTTCATGGGTTAATGATGAGATTGttgattcttttatttttgttttatttattttgttgtgtgGTCTAGTTGGGAGAATGACAAGGACGTAACTTCAGTGCTTTCCGAGCGTGCTTTCTTTAGCCGGCAACAATGGCACCGTGAATTTCTGTTCCAAGGGATCAGAGATTTTGCGCTAGAAAGCATATACAAATACTTTCCTAAATATATCACACAAGATTTGTTGATCTAAGAGTCAAGTTGGATAATTCTCTTGCCTCCTTTCGACACAAAAGTTTAATTTCCTTCTTAAACTTGTGGTCGTGGAGTTGATTTCTCCAGTGGCAGACCCATGCCTGCAGCCCGGTCtatctcaaaataataataataataataataaataaaaagttattacAAACAACAGAATTaccaataatatataaaataatttcatattcattCACCTTATCTAAAATAGAGCCGTGTATTCTGAGTCACAACAAAGCATGCATTTTCAGTCATGACAAAGCTTAATTAAGATATTACTTCGTAGTAAAATAGGaaatgaatttcttttttggattgtATGGTTATTTATgttgaaagagaaattattaatattgttgaaTTAGATTCtgtaattgatgatttttataattcaaagtttttaaaagtacAACTTCAGTAGTAAATttgttttgagattttttttatactactttttaaaaattatttttatttacaccGTTATTAAGtatattttgtcatttatgaatataaagttatattaatttagCCTAGGGTACTGTAAAATTTTGGTTCCGCCCCTGAATTTCTCTTTAACACTACTCGTATGCGGATAGAAATTCAATATAGcattctaattataaatatggcTTATTAGAATTTGATGCTGCTAAATCATCATGACATCATCATTAAACTGGAAAAGcaataaaaagttatatttcaataattgttGTAGACACTTGTTGTTGTAAGATAGGCCGAGCAGTAAAAGGatagctcttttttttttttttttttctttgggtttaataaataaactaaaaataaataaaggtattatccttttaaataaatttatttatttttctcactGAGCGATATATTGTTTACTCATTTGGTAAGAGCTTTTCGTGCCTACTTTAATTCAACAACTTTCCACATAAGTATGATGCACTTTTGCTTAGTTTGAGTATCTTGGTAATGCTAAATCTATTCATAgatatcaattaaattatttttcaataagacGCAATCAAGAAATATGCCCAccattataaattaacaaattaattatttttctatttctttttcctcataAATCAttataatatcataaaatattaaatatttaagtcaCAAAATTTCTcatgaaataaaaacattagAACAATCCATTTCGGGCTCCCCCCTTTCTCTCATATATCATGGGCCCAACATTGTGCCAAGGGAATCTTGAGACGAGCATGTATGACGCTTATTAAGAAGCCGGGTGTAATAAGATGATTGGTGGGATGCGTTTAATATTCTCAACTGCGTCTATTTGTAAAAAGGCCCTCCTCGAAATCTCTTCTAcagtttcattttttcaaaagattttaaaatttgaaatagcAGCGCGCACAGAGAAAGAGAGCCAGAATGGCGGGAAGCGATCCAAAGAAGCATCTTCTAACCCTAATTCGTGATTTCGCCTCTGAAAAATCTCAGGGAGGTTAGCATCATTGTTTGATTGATTATTTCTGTTGTTGAAACGTTTTCCACGTTTTCTGGAGGATCTAAGTAATTTAACAACAAAcgtatttttaaatgtttattaccttcttttttttctctctctctctgcgaTTTCCTGCATTTTCTCGGTAACCAAACAGAGGTCATAAACTCTGTgcaatttgaaaatgaaacagTCAGTCCGCGCTTGGAGATGTGTAGATCAATAAATGTATCAGAAGTTTAAAAATTCTGATTTTCTCAGTTATTAAACTGGAATACAAAATTTGATTGGAGTGAGTCCGTACATGCAGAGAGAAGAGTGGTAGGTTTAAAGAAACGAATTGAGGAACTCCGATTGGAGTTAGAGGAGGAAAATTTCGAGCGAGAAGAGGCCAAGCAATTCAAGGAAACAATTGAGCAAGAGCTTAAAGGATACGAAGTTGAGTTGGCTTTGAACAACACAGCATTTCAAGCTCTAGAggtttgctttatttattttagctttgattgtttttttattacgttttgattgaaaaattcttttttgttgaatCAATTGCAGTCAAGAATTTCTTTAATACACAATGAGATTTCAACAGTTGGAGCCGAAGTGGAAGCTCTTAAGGTACTGATTTATGCTTGTCTTGTATCttgcaattatttaattaagtgGCTATTTTGTGTTCTTatgttattgatatttttttcgtTGTTCTGTTGAACCTGGGTGGATGCATTATTGTGTTTGGATTTACGAAGAAAGAACAAGAAAGTTTACGGTACATGCTCTTGTTACAGAATTcatgtttttttcttcttcaaaacaTTGAAATAGTCATGATTGATTGTGTTTTCCGTTTATGTTTCTGTGCAGAGATGGCTTTATTGTCCAAATGTTTGAGTTGAATGATAAGATAAGGTTGGTCTCATTTTTTAGATCATGATAAGtcttattttcattcttccttttgttctttgttttctttaatacATATTAACTGAGATATTGCTCCAGGATTAATAACTTACAGATATgaaatttattgtgaatatctTGATTTTGAACCTAAAGTTCATCGCATTTCTAAGGTTCCAGtacttatcaaattttatttcagcTCTTCATTGTTTGCATTGCTCAAATTCTATATTTGTCTGATGGCCATGACTTTAGAGAATACAATTCATTCTAATCACTATTGTACTAACTATTCAGCTAATTACTTGTTATGGTAGGACTTTCCACAAGTCAATAGCTTTCAATCTTCAGGAAGATGATAGTTTTGGAACTGCAGCAGGTGACTTCCTCTATAACGCCATTCCACTTGTCTAGCGAACCTTGTAGCAGATCTGCAACTTGGTTCGGTTTTTCATGGATGAAGATCTTAACTCATATCATCAAGTtctttttgcttaattttacAGTTTCAGAAGCAGATCACAATTTCAGCAAGAAGGGAGTCCCTGAAGTTGCTTTAAAAACTCTTGAGGATAAGATAGCTGAGGTAGTTTCTCAAACAGCTAGAGAGGAGGAACTGTACCAAGAGGAGgagaaaattcaaaagcagGTAAATTATGGTCTTCTGTTTTTTAGAAACATTAATACAGTGCTCTGCAACAGCTTTacatgattttaatttatcatagaAACTGTTTCCATGTCATATCTTCCCTGATTTTAAAAGACTAAAAGTAACAAATGTTTCCTTCGGAATTTAGTCGCAGAAAGGTTAAATACTTTTGCACCCCTGCAGGTCCAGTTGGAGTTGATTGATCTTGAGAGGAAGGTGTCCTTGATGGAGATGATTGCTTACGAAACAGGATCATTGCAGGACTTAACGAGATATCCTTGTTAAAACTACAGTAGCTACTACCAAATTTATGGTCAAGGTTTGATAACATTTTCGACCAAAGGGAAACTGTGTACAAAGGAGTGAAAATGAAAGGACAGGGTTCAGTCCTTATGGTGATTATTAAATTCGTGGGTGAATGATTTCTGAGAATCTAAATCATATGGAGAGCACAAAAATGGAACtttttgctttgaaaagaGACCTCGAAAATTTCATCACTGAAATGCCCATTTTCAAATGAAGTTTTCTGAGTCGTTTGTTTAGgatatttccaaaaataatcTTCCACTGGTTTGCCTCTGCTTGCTTATAACAACAGAGGAAATTATAAGCACTACTTGGAAGCTTGTTCTTCTTTGTTGGCCTTCCCGATCCAACATTCTTGGAACTCACAATAGTTGAAATTTCTTCTCCTACCTCCTTTGGAATTAAAAGAACTCAATCATGTATTGAAGtttgttttttactttttcttattttggtgATTGAAAAGGCAAGTGCAGTCAGCTACGCTGCTTTTGTTCTAAAttaggtttttgtttttgaagcTTTATAAGATACAGTTAGAAATGTCTCTTTAACTGGAAACAAGCAGACTTTTGAATTGGAGCAGAGATGTGCTTCTCTCGGTGAGGAATTGCAGAGGAGGTGTATATGTTCAAATTGCAGCAGAGAGAATGTGGAGGACTTGGGTTGTATACTTCAGGCAAATGGAGCGAACTGATCTCTTGTAAGTATTTCATGAGTTACTGCTATATTTGAAGTTTTGGTATCACTATGGATTTACATATTTGAACTCAAGAAGCTACACAATCTTGGAACTTTAGTTGAAACTGTATGGATAAAGTTGGCTGAAAGTCTAGATAAGTTCTTGTGCTCTGGAAAATAATTACAGTCCAATTTGGGAAACTGCTAAAAAGAATATTGCTGATTGCTTTCAACTGATTATTGCATCTCGAACTCTTGCATAGATTGTTTAAGCTTATTGTGATAATATCTCAATTGAAGCCACATACATCtcaaaacattttttatttattttgaaattacatctcaaaacatattaattacatttatgTGATGACGAGCTCTTCTTTATATCTCTGGGGTCTAGCTTTCGATTGCCAATTAATGCTACCCTCTCCTTAAGTACAAAAACTGAAGAAACTCTAGAGATAATAGCCTACCCTAGAGCGGCATACTGTAGCAACATAATTAGCCAAAGACCATCTTTGTCTTCTTCTACTTGTTTTATCTACAGACTTTTTATAAGTGTCGGTGGTAATTCCATATCCTTTACCATTAATGATAACAATGTAGATGCAGCCTCTTCATCAGCTTTTGCTAGATCCTGAAATATTGATGACCGTTTAAGAATACGAGTGATGATCAATAATCGTGTTCACATTATAATCATTCGTAAAGATAATAGTATTAAAGTCCAAGAAAACATCTATATATATGGACTGCCTGAACTTACAGTATTTTTGGGAGACATTATGTTGGCCGGAAGAATGGACTGCATTGCAACAGCTTTAGGATTGGACCTTGTGACTTCCACCTGTGTAGAGAACAGGGCAGAGACAGGCCGATGATCAGAGAACCTGCTTTCACTGCGAAAATAGGAAAGCTGTTTCACTCCTTTTCCATACCATAAAATCCTATCACACCTGCCACCAGATTAATGCATTATTCTTAATGAGctatcataaaaaagaactaGTAATACAGTTCATGCTTCTAGATTTAGGACCTAGAGGAGTCCTGGCTCTTTAATAGTGATTCTAGAGTTGTAGAACCTAGACCAGAACCATGGTTAAGTAATATACCAAGCTGGAGTCCTGGGCTTTTCTCCTGATCTGTTTGGACCTCCCCCTGAGTACCGATTACAATTTGATGAAGAATACTTGTATGTCGGTGGAAATTCAATGTTTCCCTCTCTCCAACCTTGGAATACTCCGCCTTC
It contains:
- the LOC102631483 gene encoding uncharacterized protein LOC102631483, translating into MAGSDPKKHLLTLIRDFASEKSQGERRVVGLKKRIEELRLELEEENFEREEAKQFKETIEQELKGYEVELALNNTAFQALESRISLIHNEISTVGAEVEALKKEQESLRDGFIVQMFELNDKIRTFHKSIAFNLQEDDSFGTAAVSEADHNFSKKGVPEVALKTLEDKIAEVVSQTAREEELYQEEEKIQKQVQLELIDLERKVSLMEMIAYETGSLQDLTRYPC